The sequence GCTTCTCTTGCATTCTTTTTCTCTTCGTCTCTGAAGATACCTGTGTGAGAAACTACTACTCTTTTGAATTCTTTGTTGAATTCGATTACTTTGAATTGAGCATCTTCACCTTTTTTGATTTTAGATCCATCTTCTTTCTCTAATAATCTTGAAGGGCAGAAAGCTTCTACTTCAGCATCTTCGAATTGTACAGAAGCACCTTTATCGTGTACTTCTACAGCTTTACCAGCGTGTACAGTTCCTTCAGCATATTTAGTTTCAAATTTATCCCATGGGTTTTCTGTCAATTGCTTGTGACCTAGAGATAATCTTCTAGCCTGGATGTCTAGTTCAAGAACTACAACATTCAATTTGTCACCTACTGCACAGAATTCTGATGGATGCTTGATTTTCTTAGTCCAAGAAAGGTCTGAGATATAGATTAATCCGTCGATACCTTCTTCCAATTCTACGAATACACCGAAGTTTGTAAAGTTTCTTACAGTTCCAACATGCTCAGAGCTCACTGGATATTTAGCTTCGATATTTTCCCAAGGATCTTTAGATAATTGTTTCATACCTAGAGAGATTTTTCTGTCTTCTCTATCTAAAGTAAGTACTTCAGCTTCCACTTCGTCACCTACTTTTACGAAATCTCCTGCGCTTCTCAAATGAGTAGACCAAGACATTTCAGAAACGTGAATTAATCCTTCTACACCTGGAGCGATCTCTACGAATGCACCATAGTCTGCAAGAACTACTACTTTTCCTTTTACTTTATCACCAACTTTCATGTCAGCAGAAAGAGCATCCCAAGGATGAGCTTCTAATTGCTTCATACCCAATTGGATTCTAGTTTTCTCGTCATCAAAGTCAAGGATAACCACTTTCACAGTTTGTCCGTCTTCTAAGATTTCAGATGGATGGTTCACTCTAGACCAAGAAAGGTCTGTAATGTGGATCAATCCGTCTACACCACCAAGATCTACGAATACACCGTAAGAAGTAATATTCTTAACAGTACCTTCAAGAACCTGACCTTTTTCAAGTTGTGCGATGATTTCTTTTTTCTGACCTTCGATATCTGCTTCGATCAATGCTTTGTGAGATACAACTACGTTTTTGAACTCAGGGTTGATTTTCACAACTTTGAACTCCATAGTTTTACCTACGAACTGATCGTAATCTTTAATTGGCTTAACGTCGATTTGAGAACCTGGTAAGAATGCTTCGATACCGTGTACGTCAACGATCATACCTCCTTTAGTTCTAGATTTTACAAAACCGTTAACGATTTCTCCAGTTTCGTGAAGTTCGTTTACTCTATCCCAAGCTTTAAGCGTTCTAGCTTTTCTGTGAGATAATTGTAATTGACCAGTTTTGTCTTCTCTTCTGTCTACCATTACTTCAACATCATCACCTACTTTAAGGCCCGGGTTGTAACGGAATTCGTTAAGAGAAATAACACCTTCAGATTTGAAATCGATGTCTACGATAGCTTCTTTGTCAGTCAATCTTACAACTTTACCAGTGATAACGTCGTTATCATTTAAGCTGCTAAGAGATCCGTTATAGATTTCTTCAAGATCGCTTTTTTCTTTTCTAGCATCTGCATCAAGACCAGATTCGAAAGAATCCCAGTCAAATTGTTCTGGTGCTACGTTTTGGTTAAGAATAACCTCTGCTGAATTTGTCTCTTTTGACATTTTCTAATAAAATTTGTATTCCAATTCTTACAGACCTCGGCTTTGCTGTGAATCCTGAAAAATATGGAAGTTGTTAATTGCTAATGTTTTACTTCGCCGAAAGTACGTTCACAAAAGTGAGTGCAAAAGTACGATTTTTTTAATAGTAACAATGATTTTCTTTCCTTCCCATTCGAAAATATATAAATTTTTGATAACCTTCATTGCCCTGCATTAATTGAGTTTTAAATAAAAATAAAATTTTCAAAAAAAACTTTAACAAAATCATTTTTTTGTAATCAAAACATCAATATTTATAAAAACTACATAATGTATAAACATTTCCTTTTAATTTTTATCACCATAATTTCAGCTGGTATGAATCCGGTAAAAGCCTGCACTATATTTTCCTGTTCAAGAGGTGGAGAAACATTCGTTGCGGCTAATGAAGATGACATGACTCCTTTTACAAGAATCTGGTATAATCCTGCCACTAAGGACCGATACGGATCCATTAGCTTCGGAGCTCCGGATATGCAGTCCGCCGCAGCAATGAACGAATACGGACTATTCTATGATTTTGCAGCAGCCAATTACGATTTGAGTAAACTGAACCTAAAAAATCCTTACAAAGGGGATCTGATGTGGGAAATATTAGGAAAATGCAAAAATGTAAAAGAAGCTATGGTTCTATTGAAAAATATGATTATGCAATATCTGCCAAAGCTTTATTAGCTGACAAAGAAGGAAATTCTATTGTGATTACTCCCGGAGGAATCATAGAAAAGAAAGGTGACTTCCAAGTGAATTCAAACTGCAATATGATCAATGGAAAACTCTCATGCAGACGACCTGACATAGCCAATGAAATGCTTGCTGCTTCCAAGGAAAACAATATTGGGTTTTTAAAAACCAT comes from Chryseobacterium sp. 3008163 and encodes:
- the rpsA gene encoding 30S ribosomal protein S1, yielding MSKETNSAEVILNQNVAPEQFDWDSFESGLDADARKEKSDLEEIYNGSLSSLNDNDVITGKVVRLTDKEAIVDIDFKSEGVISLNEFRYNPGLKVGDDVEVMVDRREDKTGQLQLSHRKARTLKAWDRVNELHETGEIVNGFVKSRTKGGMIVDVHGIEAFLPGSQIDVKPIKDYDQFVGKTMEFKVVKINPEFKNVVVSHKALIEADIEGQKKEIIAQLEKGQVLEGTVKNITSYGVFVDLGGVDGLIHITDLSWSRVNHPSEILEDGQTVKVVILDFDDEKTRIQLGMKQLEAHPWDALSADMKVGDKVKGKVVVLADYGAFVEIAPGVEGLIHVSEMSWSTHLRSAGDFVKVGDEVEAEVLTLDREDRKISLGMKQLSKDPWENIEAKYPVSSEHVGTVRNFTNFGVFVELEEGIDGLIYISDLSWTKKIKHPSEFCAVGDKLNVVVLELDIQARRLSLGHKQLTENPWDKFETKYAEGTVHAGKAVEVHDKGASVQFEDAEVEAFCPSRLLEKEDGSKIKKGEDAQFKVIEFNKEFKRVVVSHTGIFRDEEKKNAREASNNRSNNNSNTSSSSSNNEERSTLGDIDVLAELKRKMEGGK